One window of Magallana gigas chromosome 2, xbMagGiga1.1, whole genome shotgun sequence genomic DNA carries:
- the LOC136272950 gene encoding uncharacterized protein — MKTLTDSNNKRSNASRLCINLQGDNDEDGTVRPSPLWINPRVDGRINTDSAVDFSSWLKPNWLEEQEQFSYTRSPTPGADSTSGEETDSERYPEKQRSGRKKKELSFSTAVNVTKAANLFRSRSQAQKRQFVANNLEVQRSKTSIGVENPSNGVSRSKSVRWVDGRTQRDNMDESRGTAMISRSKSFSYDEPLSGLFDIAKAAGKRKPILVNNTPKLPSPAPYSLYLYAQTPQPPKPDKEFKVPKKRRKRLCKIILEEDEAEALRPKIGDRKVSDDELDMIVSRLIRPTNASRARSASISRVFFQSQKKPPPRVRVDYLVFEPNRFRGLKKVGIDELEEITERLNTFDIERWPPNSARNEIKKSVKEEKLGVLNSYQWKGVKNC; from the exons ATGAAAACTTTGACAG ATTCGAATAATAAACGGAGCAATGCATCACGGTTGTGTATTAATCTTCAAGGGGACAACGACGAAGACGGAACGGTACGGCCCTCTCCTCTGTGGATCAACCCTCGGGTGGACGGGAGAATCAACACAGACTCCGCGGTCGATTTCTCCTCGTGGCTCAAACCGAACTGGCTCGAGGAACAGGAGCAGTTTTCGTACACCCGTTCGCCCACCCCTGGGGCAGACTCGACGTCAGGCGAAGAAACGGATTCTGAGAGATACCCTGAAAAGCAACGGTCgggaagaaaaaagaaagaactcAGCTTTTCGACTGCTGTGAACGTTACGAAGGCGGCAAATCTGTTTAGAAGCAGGTCCCAGGCTCAAAAGAGACAGTTCGTTGCTAACAATCTTGAAGTTCAGCGCAGCAAAACGTCAATCGGAGTAGAAAACCCGAGTAACGGTGTTTCTAGAAGCAAGAGTGTTCGGTGGGTGGACGGACGTACTCAGAGAGACAACATGGACGAATCTAGAGGTACAGCAATGATATCCAGAAGTAAATCGTTTTCTTACGACGAACCCCTCAGCGGGCTTTTTGATATAGCCAAGGCGGCGGGTAAACGAAAACCAATCTTGGTCAACAACACTCCAAAGTTACCCTCCCCGGCACCCTACAGCTTGTATCTATACGCGCAAACACCACAGCCCCCGAAACCTGACAAAGAATTCAAAGTTCCAAAGAAAAGGCGGAAAAGGCTGTGCAAGATTATACTTGAAGAAGATGAAGCGGAAGCACTGCGTCCAAAAATCGGCGATCGAAAAGTTTCAGATGACGAGTTGGATATGATAGTTTCGAGACTTATTCGACCAACGAATGCAAGTCGAGCGAGATCGGCTTCGATAAGTCGAGTTTTCTTTCAGTCCCAAAAGAAACCTCCACCACGTGTTCGCGTAGATTACTTGGTTTTTGAACCGAATCGTTTTCGCGGGTTGAAAAAAGTGGGAATCGACGAGCTGGAGGAGATTACAGAGAGACTTAATACATTCGATATTGAGAGATGGCCGCCAAATTCAGCAAGAAACGAAATTAAGAAATCGGTGAAAGAGGAAAAACTTGGTGTCTTGAATAGTTACCAGTGGAAAGGCGTAAAGAACTGCTAA
- the LOC105321058 gene encoding uncharacterized protein, translating to MSVSIARRASTMSGGSQQRQTTSQFESQRDEIKRRQSVKYQFPNFMFSEEEEAALFNENDVKEEDIRREVFGPPLRETTTIYIDSTVTRPTTASARRSVLWSRERKSYEEVHSKTMREFKTRPYMQHKYPEINKHYPGTWRVVGAHELNSIVDRLSRPTACSRNRRAESASLLSRRARSNMSNSSNMSSRIHTPQSCIYNGYY from the exons ATGTCGGTTTCCATAGCACGCAGAGCGTCAACGATGTCCGGCGGAAGTCAGCAGAGGCAGACGACGTCTCAATTTGAAAGCCAGCGAGACGAAATTAAACGGAGGCAATCTGTAAAGTATCAGTTCCCAAACTTTATGTTCAGCGAGGAGGAAGAAGCAGCCCTATTTAACGAg AATGATGTCAAAGAAGAAGACATCCGGAGAGAAGTCTTTGGGCCACCGCTCAGAGAAACCACCACCATATACATAGACTCCACCGTAACTAGACCGACCACTGCAAGTGCAAGAAGGTCAGTGCTGTGGTCACGTGAGCGGAAGTCGTACGAAGAAGTTCATTCTAAAACGATGAGGGAGTTCAAGACGAGGCCGTATATGCAGCACAAATACCCGGAAATTAACAAGCATTATCCGGGTACCTGGAGAGTGGTCGGAGCTCACGAACTGAACAGTATTGTTGACAGGCTGAGCAGACCGACCGCTTGTAGCAGGAACCGGCGAGCGGAGTCGGCGTCGCTGCTGAGCAGACGAGCAAGGAGCAATATGAGCAACTCGAGCAACATGAGCAGCAGAATTCATACACCGCAGTCTTGTATTTACAATGGTTATTATTAA
- the LOC105321059 gene encoding ciliary microtubule inner protein 2B → MPVGKSILMTPDPYHTPGYGGFCPQFKYQIGETFGRTTCNLLRNPGVASSGKLVLTDIRPVRPDSASKSKLLARRTQSWGDQKLVEKMVPGYTGFIPKSQHYYGNRYALNSRNAIIDFETDQQMHKNKMNELKLTTALQNGKMVPAGNTPKLPEIYSKYVTPLQPIAKEPQPYVSKHTVSQPLSPYYLSNNDSRKNFMSGYTGFVPRSRDQLGLGYPIITHLALNEFTDDLRAKSATQASEGVQVDRSAPAMMHGKPIYPVETGLVPHYTGHIPGQKFRYGNTFGHSTENALKHKMSIL, encoded by the exons ATGCCAGTTGGAAAAAGTATTCTGATGACCCCGGATCCATATCACACGCCGGG ATATGGGGGTTTTTGTCCCCAGTTTAAATACCAGATAGGTGAAACCTTTGGAAGGACTACCTGCAATTTGCTTAGAAACCCCGGGGTGGCCAGTTCTGGTAAACTGGTTCTCACAGACATCCGTCCCGTCCGACCGGACTCCGCCTCCAAATCCAAACTACTCGCCAGAAGAACCCAGAGCTGGGGAGATCAGAAACTGGTGGAGAAAATGGTGCCcggatatacag GTTTTATACCAAAGAGTCAGCATTACTACGGAAACCGATATGCGCTGAACAGTAGAAATGCCATCATAGATTTTGAAACTGATCAACAGAtgcacaaaaacaaaatgaacgAGCTGAAACTTACAACAGCTCTCCAGAACGGAAAGATGGTGCCAGCAGGAAACACACCCAAACTTCCG gaaatatacagtaaatacgtcaccccCTTACAACCCATCGCCAAGGAGCCCCAGCCGTACGTGTCCAAACACACCGTCTCCCAGCCCCTGTCCCCCTACTACTTGTCCAATAACGACTCCAGGAAAAACTTCATGTCAG GCTACACTGGTTTTGTACCCAGAAGTCGTGACCAGCTCGGATTGGGTTATCCAATCATCACACACCTAGCTCTGAATGAGTTCACGGATGATCTCCGCGCCAAATCCGCCACCCAGGCCTCCGAAGGGGTTCAGGTCGACAGATCCGCCCCTGCCATGATGCATGGAAAACCTATATACCCGGTAGAAACTGGACTGGTTCCCCATTATACCGGGCATATACCAG GTCAAAAATTCCGGTACGGCAACACATTCGGACACAGCACGGAGAACGCACTAAAGCACAAAATGAGTATACTGTGA
- the LOC105321060 gene encoding uncharacterized protein has protein sequence MSNTYEKVLNVISKPPAFRQDFEIQTLMPWLRKQSQLFSQLRTEYLKDIIRNCGQVTFNKDDIIIKQGDQGDCFYMILGGKISIYVLNKKSEEGDETVPLDQIGTLNEKGQLDRSKLGIFVTHLGTGVPFGDVALMSEDCVRTATIIAEEVTDLLVVDRALYNRAVKEVLAKEYEDKVAFINNNPLFSAWTPRYKKQLTMAMYKEEFTYNTTLVKQGDPVEVIYFLIRGHVELRTDPAMHPVQYPKIYLDTMNEGERLLRRDKVRPPTEPHYNNSTQLRKKENHKHVKMFLLGRNESVGELEILLGMDTYMQTAVCTEKVDVLVLEMKHYERLFVKRHQRTIDDMRKILEVKLETRMDLLANKSEIPFLPRVKTKLNMMNNPQPVVKKEKELPSKKMAEREFLNHKGPLIDMYGPGSVFYMIRVREKTKVKGFDSRDKRKNKHINNKSNENEHLHAIKVPQTLVLAAQMAGAKKDKEVLFDKQDPDTTSVRTVSSKGIHFGSKSFRRVQSAIKPDDENMVVNSDNFRVEDDQETIRSWPHETRYGTSVSFMDAEDDVTLSKLESKVRSWLSHGNPKSGPQVAQLRRLAVEDLDNVPKPGNRVVVHKRSRSTHSSSSGNDADSMASKQEKESPRQDEKLDKYRILLAH, from the exons ATGTCGAACACGTATGAGAAAGTCCTGAATGTGATATCCAAACCGCCGGCTTTCCGACAGGACTTTGAGATCCAAACTCTGATGCCATGGCTCAGGAAACAGTCGCAGTTATTTTCACAACTCAGAACCG AATATTTGAAAGATATAATACGAAACTGCGGACAAGTCACTTTCAACAAAGATGACATCATCATCAAGCAAGGAGACCAGGGAGACTG TTTCTACATGATCCTAGGAGGTAAAATTTCCATCTATGTACTGAACAAGAAGAGCGAGGAGGGGGATGAGACCGTACCCCTGGACCAGATAGGGACCCTCAACGAGAAGGGTCAGCTCGACAGGTCAAAGCTAGGAATATTTGTCACTCATCTAG GTACAGGAGTGCCGTTCGGAGATGTGGCGTTAATGTCCGAAGACTGTGTCCGGACGGCCACGATCATTGCCGAAGAAGTTACGGATTTGCTCGTGGTTGACCGAGCCTTGTACAACCGAGCCGTCAAAGAGGTACTGGCCAAAGAGTACGAGGACAAGGTAGCGTTTATCAACAACAACCCCCTGTTTTCTGCCTGGACTCCCCGCTACAAGAAACAACTGACCATGGCGATGTACAAAGAAGAGTTTACTTACAATACGACCCTGGTAAAACAAGGAGACCCCgtagaagttatttattttctaATCAG AGGTCATGTGGAGCTGCGCACTGACCCCGCCATGCATCCAGTGCAATACCCCAAAATCTACCTCGATACCATGAACGAAGGAGAAAG gTTATTACGACGGGACAAAGTTCGACCCCCTACGGAACCCCACTATAACAATAGTACTCAGCTCCGGAAAAAGGAAAACCACAAGCACGTGAAGATGTTCCTGTTGGGTCGGAACGAGAGCGTGG GGGAGTTAGAGATACTTTTAGGAATGGACACTTACATGCAGACGGCCGTGTGTACGGAGAAAGTGGACGTGTTAGTGCTAGAAATGAAACATTACGAGAGACTGTTCGTCAAGCGACACCAAAGGACCATAGACGACATGCGCAAGATCCTGGAAGTCAAGCTGGAGACCAGAATGGACCTCCTCGCCAATAAATCCGAAATTCCATTTCTTCCTCGCGTGAAAACGAAACTAAACATGATGAACAACCCTCAACCCGTGGTTAAAAAGGAGAAAGAGCTTCCATCCAAGAAAATGGCGGAGAGGGAGTTTCTGAACCATAAAGGACCACTGATTGATATGTACGGTCCAGGAAGTGTGTTTTATATGATACGGGTGCGCGAAAAAACTAAAGTTAAAGGATTTGATTCCAgggataaaagaaaaaataagcaTATCAATAATAAGTCCAACGAAAATGAACACTTACATGCAATCAAGGTCCCCCAGACTCTTGTGCTAGCCGCTCAAATGGCAGGGGCCAAAAAAGACAAAGAGGTGCTATTTGATAAACAGGACCCCGACACTACCTCAGTTAGGACTGTCAGTTCAAAGGGAATTCATTTCGGTTCAAAGTCTTTCCGCAGAGTTCAAAGTGCAATCAAACCAGACGACGAAAACATGGTGGTCAATTCAGACAATTTTCGGGTCGAGGACGACCAGGAGACAATTAGGTCATGGCCGCACGAAACTAGGTACGGGACTTCAGTGTCTTTCATGGACGCCGAGGATGACGTCACTTTGTCAAAATTGGAGAGCAAAGTACGGAGCTGGTTGAGCCATGGAAACCCCAAGAGTGGGCCTCAAGTAGCTCAGCTCCGGCGCCTTGCTGTGGAG GATTTAGATAATGTACCAAAACCCGGAAATAGAGTAGTTGTGCACAAGCGCAGTCGATCTACCCACAGTTCTAGTAGCGGAAATGACGCAGACAGTATGGCATCCAAGCAAGAGAAAGAATCGCCTCGACAGGATGAAAAACTTGACAAATATCGGATTCTCCTTGCTCATTAG